One Lucilia cuprina isolate Lc7/37 chromosome 4, ASM2204524v1, whole genome shotgun sequence DNA segment encodes these proteins:
- the LOC111687261 gene encoding GTP:AMP phosphotransferase AK3, mitochondrial, producing the protein MLSKIFRAVILGAPASGKGTISKRIVDKFGFAHISPGDVLRLNVINNTELGKQAKVFIDQGKLVPDDLIIKCVMGCLNEVGNKSWLLDGFPRTVVQAQRLSEYEQLDAVINLEVPHEVIIERVKGRWIHLPSGRVYNIGFNEPKVPGKDDETGEDLVQRDDDKPEIVAQRLKIYEEMMKPVVDYYAKHDLVTNFKGKTTAEIWPKVEEFLNEKTTALKARRV; encoded by the coding sequence atgttatcaaaaatatttcgcGCTGTCATTCTGGGAGCCCCGGCTTCGGGTAAAGGCACTATATCTAAGCGTATTGTTGATAAATTTGGTTTTGCACACATATCTCCGGGTGATGTATTACGTTTGAATGTGATCAATAATACAGAATTGGGCAAACAAGCTAAAGTTTTTATCGATCAGGGTAAACTAGTGCCCGATGATCTTATTATTAAATGTGTTATGGGCTGCCTAAATGAAGTGGGTAATAAATCATGGTTATTAGATGGTTTTCCACGTACTGTGGTGCAGGCTCAACGTTTATCCGAATACGAGCAATTGGATGCAGTTATTAATTTGGAAGTGCCTCATGAAGTTATTATAGAAAGAGTGAAAGGTAGATGGATACATTTACCCTCGGGTCGTGTTTATAATATAGGTTTTAATGAACCAAAGGTGCCGGGAAAAGACGATGAAACGGGTGAAGATTTAGTACAGCGTGATGATGACAAACCAGAAATTGTAGCACAACGTTTAAAGATTTATGAGGAAATGATGAAACCGGTAGTGGACTATTATGCAAAACATGATTTGGTAACGAATTTTAAAGGCAAGACTACTGCCGAAATATGGCCAAAAGTAGAGgaatttcttaatgaaaaaaCTACTGCTTTAAAAGCTAGACGAGTTTAG